A window of the Dyadobacter pollutisoli genome harbors these coding sequences:
- the sufC gene encoding Fe-S cluster assembly ATPase SufC: protein MLSINDLRASIEGKEILKGINLEVKPGEVHAIMGPNGSGKSTLASVLAGREEYEVTGGSVVFDGKDILEMAPEERAAEGIFLAFQYPVEIPGVTTINFLKTAVNEIRKYKGESPLDAAQFLKMVREKAKLVSMNDSLLKRALNEGFSGGEKKRNEIFQMAVLEPKLAILDETDSGLDIDALRIVAEGVNSLRSPDRAAIVVTHYQRLLDYIVPDYVHVLYKGRIVKSGPKELALELEEKGYDWIKAEVEAVG, encoded by the coding sequence ATGCTCTCTATTAATGACTTGCGTGCCTCAATTGAAGGCAAAGAAATATTAAAAGGCATTAACCTGGAAGTTAAGCCAGGTGAAGTGCATGCGATTATGGGGCCGAATGGTTCCGGAAAAAGCACTTTGGCATCTGTTTTGGCTGGAAGAGAGGAATACGAGGTTACTGGCGGTAGTGTTGTTTTTGACGGAAAAGACATATTGGAAATGGCTCCTGAGGAAAGAGCAGCGGAAGGTATTTTTCTTGCTTTCCAGTACCCTGTTGAAATTCCGGGAGTAACTACCATCAATTTTCTTAAAACTGCTGTTAACGAAATTCGTAAATATAAAGGAGAAAGCCCGCTGGACGCTGCTCAGTTCCTGAAAATGGTGCGTGAGAAAGCCAAGCTGGTCAGTATGAACGACTCTTTGCTGAAACGTGCTTTGAACGAAGGCTTTTCGGGTGGTGAGAAAAAACGTAACGAAATCTTCCAGATGGCGGTGCTTGAACCCAAGCTGGCGATCCTCGACGAAACCGATTCAGGTTTGGATATTGATGCGTTGCGTATTGTAGCAGAAGGAGTTAATTCGCTTCGCTCTCCGGATCGTGCTGCGATTGTGGTAACCCACTATCAGCGTTTGCTGGATTACATTGTGCCTGACTATGTACACGTGCTTTACAAAGGGCGCATCGTGAAATCCGGTCCAAAGGAACTGGCCCTGGAACTGGAAGAAAAAGGTTACGACTGGATTAAAGCGGAAGTTGAAGCCGTTGGTTAA
- the sufD gene encoding Fe-S cluster assembly protein SufD, which produces MSTETIDLKTRLITDFHARESVMNGEASSDFHQKKRAALAQFDKLGFPTPRNEEWKYSNVKDLISVNYNFNADSTLSLAELEDLNIPEQEANIVYFVNGHYNAALSRLISSQDQITIEPLSEAYKKNPELVNNYFNELAKEGEDAFTALNTAFAQDGIFIHVADNKTVEHPVILRFVSDARSQDVGSQPRNIIAVGRNAHVKLAEAFRTLGEQRSFTNVVTEIYVGEEAGVEYYKVQNESDNAYHIGTTQVRMLDRSHFYAGTVTLNGRFTRNNLNIVLDGERCEAHMYGLYFPDGTQHVDNHTVADHRKPNSESNELYKGILRDKAKGVFNGKIFVRQDAQKTNAFQSCKNIVLSPEATMNTKPQLEIFADDVKCSHGTTTGQIDEEALFYMRSRGISRSEALSLLMFAFCADVVSQIKIDSVREYLENVIAQKLASK; this is translated from the coding sequence ATGAGTACCGAAACAATAGATTTGAAAACCAGGCTGATCACGGACTTTCATGCCCGTGAATCCGTTATGAATGGTGAAGCTTCTTCGGATTTTCACCAGAAAAAACGTGCAGCACTGGCTCAGTTTGATAAGTTGGGCTTTCCGACCCCACGTAATGAAGAGTGGAAATATTCCAATGTAAAGGACCTGATCAGCGTTAATTATAATTTTAATGCAGACAGCACGCTTAGCCTGGCTGAATTGGAGGACCTGAACATACCTGAGCAGGAAGCCAACATTGTTTATTTTGTCAACGGACATTATAACGCCGCATTGTCCCGACTCATCTCTTCGCAGGACCAGATCACCATTGAACCACTTTCAGAGGCTTACAAAAAGAATCCGGAGCTGGTCAACAATTATTTCAACGAGCTTGCGAAAGAAGGTGAAGATGCTTTTACAGCCTTGAACACGGCTTTTGCCCAGGATGGTATTTTTATCCACGTTGCCGATAATAAAACGGTGGAACATCCTGTGATCCTTCGTTTTGTGAGCGATGCACGCAGCCAGGATGTAGGCAGCCAGCCCAGAAATATCATTGCAGTTGGCCGGAATGCACATGTAAAACTGGCGGAAGCTTTCCGTACACTGGGTGAGCAGCGTTCGTTTACAAACGTGGTCACCGAGATATATGTGGGCGAAGAGGCAGGTGTGGAATACTACAAAGTGCAGAACGAAAGCGATAATGCTTACCACATTGGAACCACGCAGGTGAGAATGCTGGACCGTTCGCATTTCTACGCCGGGACAGTGACATTAAATGGCCGTTTTACACGCAACAATCTGAACATTGTTTTGGATGGAGAGCGTTGTGAGGCACATATGTACGGGTTGTACTTCCCGGATGGTACGCAGCACGTTGATAACCATACGGTTGCTGATCATCGCAAGCCTAATTCCGAAAGTAATGAATTATACAAAGGAATTTTGAGGGACAAGGCAAAGGGAGTTTTCAACGGCAAAATATTTGTACGCCAGGATGCTCAAAAGACCAATGCTTTCCAGTCTTGTAAAAATATCGTATTGTCTCCCGAGGCGACGATGAACACCAAGCCGCAGCTCGAAATTTTTGCGGATGACGTGAAATGCTCACACGGAACTACCACTGGCCAGATCGACGAAGAGGCATTGTTCTACATGCGTTCACGCGGAATTTCAAGGTCAGAAGCGTTATCACTTTTAATGTTTGCTTTTTGCGCCGACGTAGTTTCTCAGATCAAGATCGATTCAGTTCGGGAATATCTGGAAAATGTGATCGCGCAGAAACTGGCTTCAAAATAA
- a CDS encoding cysteine desulfurase, with translation MSNNLNIASIRNDFPILNEIINGKQLVYFDNAATTQKPRLVLDALSGYYEHYNANIHRGIHHLAEKATSAFELSRRRLQTFLNAEFPEEIIFTYGTTDGINLVASSYGRKFLKEGDEVIISTMEHHSNIVPWQMLCEEKGCILKVIPINDDGELLMDEYEKMLTERTRFVSVVHVSNSLGTINPVKEIIEKAHRVGAKVLLDGAQASSHIHLDVQDLDCDFYSLSLHKIYGPTGMGILYGKKDLLNAMPPYRGGGEMIKEVTFAKTTYNELPYKFEAGTPNIADVVAAKYALDYVDTLGKSNIAAYEHELLTYATEAVSEIEGLRIIGKAKEKVSVLSFVIDGIHHQDIGVLLDQQGIAVRTGHHCTQPLMNRFNISGTSRASFAVYNTFEEIDLLVKGLHKVKKMLG, from the coding sequence ATGAGCAACAATCTCAATATAGCGTCAATCAGAAATGATTTTCCGATCCTGAATGAAATCATTAACGGGAAACAGCTGGTCTATTTTGATAACGCGGCCACTACTCAGAAACCAAGGCTGGTGCTGGATGCATTATCAGGATATTACGAACATTACAATGCCAATATTCACCGTGGCATTCATCATCTGGCCGAGAAAGCGACTTCTGCATTTGAACTTTCGCGTCGCAGGTTACAGACCTTCCTGAATGCAGAATTCCCGGAAGAGATCATTTTTACATATGGAACAACAGATGGTATCAATTTGGTGGCGTCCAGCTACGGCCGGAAATTCCTGAAAGAGGGGGACGAAGTGATCATTTCCACCATGGAGCATCATTCCAATATTGTGCCCTGGCAGATGCTATGCGAAGAAAAAGGGTGTATCCTGAAAGTAATCCCTATCAATGATGATGGAGAGTTGCTGATGGACGAATATGAAAAGATGCTGACTGAGCGGACCAGATTCGTATCGGTAGTACATGTTTCCAACTCTTTGGGCACGATCAATCCCGTCAAGGAGATCATTGAAAAAGCGCATCGGGTAGGAGCAAAGGTACTTTTGGATGGCGCTCAGGCTAGTTCCCACATTCACCTGGATGTGCAGGACCTGGATTGCGATTTTTACTCACTGTCTCTACATAAGATTTACGGTCCGACTGGGATGGGTATTTTGTATGGAAAGAAAGACCTGCTCAATGCCATGCCTCCCTACCGGGGCGGTGGCGAGATGATTAAAGAAGTGACTTTCGCCAAGACTACTTATAATGAACTTCCGTACAAATTTGAAGCAGGGACGCCCAACATTGCTGATGTAGTAGCGGCCAAGTATGCTTTGGACTATGTCGATACTTTGGGTAAATCCAACATTGCAGCTTATGAGCATGAATTGCTGACGTACGCGACCGAGGCTGTGAGTGAGATCGAAGGTTTGAGAATTATCGGTAAGGCCAAAGAAAAGGTAAGTGTGCTCTCATTTGTCATTGACGGAATTCACCATCAGGACATTGGCGTACTGCTGGATCAGCAGGGGATTGCGGTTCGAACAGGACATCATTGCACGCAGCCACTGATGAACCGCTTCAATATTTCAGGAACCTCACGGGCTTCATTTGCTGTTTATAATACATTCGAAGAAATAGATCTGCTGGTGAAAGGCCTGCATAAGGTCAAGAAAATGCTCGGATAA
- a CDS encoding DUF5618 family protein, which yields MPSTVQEAKRYLDNAKEILREKAKKEDGYYQDKKYVKLAGHAAYTGVLVALDALFENKTKGRKDVDWYKERLAKMDKKVLNAFNGAYDTLHLAMGYDGNPVSEVSKIGLEVAESIINWVETRTADA from the coding sequence ATGCCTAGTACAGTACAGGAAGCAAAGCGTTATCTGGATAATGCGAAGGAGATTTTAAGAGAAAAAGCTAAGAAGGAAGATGGCTATTACCAGGACAAAAAGTATGTAAAGCTAGCCGGACATGCAGCCTACACCGGAGTTTTGGTGGCACTGGACGCATTGTTTGAAAATAAAACAAAGGGTAGGAAAGACGTAGATTGGTATAAAGAGCGGTTAGCGAAGATGGATAAAAAGGTACTCAACGCATTTAATGGAGCTTACGATACACTTCATTTAGCTATGGGTTACGACGGAAATCCAGTTTCCGAAGTTTCGAAAATAGGATTGGAAGTGGCCGAATCCATCATCAATTGGGTTGAAACCAGAACCGCAGATGCATAA
- a CDS encoding SufE family protein: MTINEIQDELISDFELFDDWESKYEYIIDLGKQFPPLEEQFKTEDNIIKGCQSRVWLNAYMDGELLKFEADSDAIIVRGLVSMLVKVLSGHTPEQIASANLYFMERIGLHQHLAQTRSNGLAAMLKQMKAYGFAYQAKSVNVE; this comes from the coding sequence ATGACCATAAACGAGATACAGGACGAACTAATTTCTGATTTTGAATTGTTTGATGATTGGGAAAGCAAGTACGAGTACATTATAGATCTTGGAAAGCAGTTCCCTCCGTTGGAAGAACAGTTTAAAACAGAGGATAACATTATCAAGGGTTGCCAATCCCGCGTTTGGCTGAATGCTTACATGGACGGGGAGCTTTTGAAATTTGAAGCCGACAGTGATGCAATCATCGTTCGGGGGCTGGTGAGTATGCTGGTTAAAGTACTTTCAGGGCATACGCCGGAGCAGATTGCCAGTGCGAACCTTTACTTCATGGAGCGGATCGGTTTACATCAGCACTTGGCGCAAACCAGATCCAATGGGCTAGCTGCGATGCTAAAACAAATGAAAGCTTACGGATTTGCCTATCAGGCCAAATCAGTAAATGTAGAATAA
- a CDS encoding SUF system Fe-S cluster assembly protein — MSESELREEVVRAIKTVYDPEIPVDVYELGLIYDLKIFPVNNVFVSMTLTSPSCPSAGTLPGEVEQKIREVEGVNDVSLELTFDPPYSTEMMSEEAKLELGFM, encoded by the coding sequence ATGTCAGAGTCAGAATTAAGGGAAGAAGTAGTAAGAGCGATCAAGACGGTTTATGATCCGGAAATTCCGGTGGACGTGTATGAGCTTGGGCTGATTTACGATTTGAAGATATTCCCGGTAAACAATGTCTTTGTTTCCATGACGCTGACCTCGCCATCATGCCCGTCGGCAGGAACATTGCCTGGCGAAGTGGAGCAAAAAATAAGGGAAGTAGAGGGCGTGAACGATGTAAGTCTCGAACTGACCTTCGATCCTCCTTATTCCACAGAAATGATGTCCGAAGAGGCGAAACTGGAACTGGGGTTCATGTAA
- a CDS encoding BrxA/BrxB family bacilliredoxin, which translates to MYPPQLVAPMKAELVNVGFQDLTTAAEVDNFMQTTKGTALVVINSVCGCAAGAARPGVRAALSRSEIKPDHLATVFAGADLEATAKMREYTLPYPPSSPAVALFKDGELIHFVERHHIEGRSAEMIAQHLQMAFEEFCAEEA; encoded by the coding sequence ATGTATCCACCACAATTAGTGGCTCCGATGAAAGCTGAACTTGTTAATGTCGGTTTTCAGGATTTAACAACAGCGGCAGAAGTTGATAACTTCATGCAAACAACAAAAGGTACTGCATTGGTTGTGATCAATTCAGTATGTGGCTGTGCAGCTGGCGCGGCACGTCCCGGCGTAAGAGCGGCTTTGTCACGCAGCGAAATCAAGCCCGATCATCTGGCGACTGTTTTTGCTGGCGCTGACCTGGAAGCTACTGCCAAAATGCGTGAGTATACATTACCATACCCACCGTCATCACCAGCAGTAGCGCTTTTTAAAGACGGAGAGTTGATCCATTTCGTTGAGCGTCATCACATTGAAGGCCGTTCAGCTGAAATGATTGCACAACATTTGCAAATGGCATTCGAAGAATTCTGCGCAGAAGAGGCATAA
- a CDS encoding vWA domain-containing protein — protein MRGHRFSKFIPAEQGANSKFEQLFDIFQQLLLMTSGDVSEAMSWLSELDRQYNLTNDSYGIGDFFDDLKKKGYITEEKQDGESKIIMTPKAEKSIRKSALDEIFGKLKRSKSGGNHHTPHMGVGDELSSDIRQFQFGDTLDQIAMTESIKNAQVNHGIGDFMLMENDLEVVEREQKTTTATVVMIDISHSMILYGEDRITPAKKVALALAELIRSKYPKDSLDIIVFGNDAWQIQIKDLPYLEVGPYHTNTVAGLELAMDILRRKKTRNKQIFMITDGKPTCLKEGIRYYKNSFGLDRKIINKTLTLAAQCRRLDIPVTTFMIATDPYLKQFVQNFTQVNNGRAYYSNLQGLGGFVLEDFQRNRRKNVK, from the coding sequence ATGCGTGGACATCGTTTTTCCAAATTCATACCGGCCGAGCAGGGCGCTAACAGTAAGTTCGAGCAGCTGTTTGATATTTTTCAGCAGTTGCTTCTGATGACTTCCGGCGATGTCAGCGAGGCTATGTCCTGGCTGAGCGAACTGGACCGCCAGTATAACCTCACCAATGATTCATACGGTATCGGCGATTTCTTTGATGACCTCAAAAAGAAAGGCTATATCACAGAGGAAAAGCAGGATGGCGAGAGCAAGATCATTATGACGCCCAAAGCGGAGAAAAGCATCCGTAAAAGTGCATTGGACGAAATATTCGGAAAATTGAAGCGCTCCAAATCAGGAGGAAATCACCATACGCCACATATGGGAGTGGGGGATGAGCTCAGCAGCGATATCCGTCAGTTTCAGTTTGGGGATACATTGGATCAGATCGCGATGACCGAATCCATTAAAAATGCGCAGGTCAATCACGGCATCGGAGATTTTATGCTGATGGAAAATGACCTGGAAGTGGTGGAGCGCGAGCAAAAAACGACCACGGCTACGGTGGTCATGATCGATATCAGCCATTCGATGATATTGTATGGAGAGGACCGCATTACACCTGCCAAGAAAGTAGCCCTGGCTTTGGCCGAGCTGATCAGAAGCAAGTACCCGAAAGATTCACTGGATATTATTGTTTTTGGCAATGATGCCTGGCAAATCCAGATCAAGGACCTTCCTTACCTGGAAGTAGGACCTTATCATACCAATACGGTGGCCGGCTTGGAGCTTGCTATGGACATTTTGCGCCGCAAGAAAACGCGTAACAAGCAGATTTTTATGATTACCGACGGAAAGCCGACCTGTTTGAAAGAAGGGATCCGTTATTACAAAAACAGTTTCGGCCTCGACCGCAAGATCATCAACAAAACACTGACACTGGCTGCGCAATGCAGGCGGCTGGATATACCGGTAACAACCTTTATGATTGCTACCGATCCATACCTTAAACAGTTTGTACAAAACTTTACCCAGGTCAACAATGGCCGTGCCTATTACAGCAATTTGCAGGGCTTAGGTGGTTTTGTACTGGAAGATTTTCAACGCAACCGCAGAAAAAATGTGAAATAG
- a CDS encoding PIG-L family deacetylase: protein MLRFITILFLLSAFKLSAQVPTLSSSEIFQNIKKLNVLGSVLYIAAHPDDENTLMLSYLSKDQLVRTGYLSLTRGDGGQNLIGAEQGYNIGVIRTQELLGARKIDGAQQFFSRAYDFGFSKTRDETLNFWDKDKVLGDVIWMIRKFQPDVIITRFPPDARAGHGHHQTSAFLAEQGFAMAADPKSYPDQLQFVKPWQAKRLVWNTYTPGFTNKQPLEEKSPFISIEIGGYNPVLGKSYTEIAAESRSQHKSQGFGSSAQRGERIDYFLHKVGQPADKNLFDGVDLSWKRVKGSEKIQSLINAAIKNFSVNKPSASIADLLKINAELSKLDSADLYIKTKKEEVKDLLVQCAGLWFETNPANFSGVAGDSAAVVVSVVKRSDYPVKLVSMQWTGKSQDSLLNLTLGDNELNSFAKKALLPATLKISQPYWLEKPIDKGLFQIDKQQDIGYPQNRPETVTRYTFEIGGQRFTFERPWIYKFTDPAEGEIYRPFEIRPLVTTTITEPVFIFSSLDPKTVTMVVEAQRANVKGTLKPVLPAGWKSVPETADFNLAGKYQQQYFSFIITPPSANSEVTLKAVATVDGKTFDKSIKTIAYRHIPSQTIFPVSEAKLAHIDVKTSVKNIGYIAGAGDDVPTALRQMDCQVTMLNEAGLSKDLSMYDAIVVGVRAYNTEDYLANYQSKLMDYVKNGGTMLVQYTIPGQKVKQIGPFPIELGRERVTEEDAEMRFLLPEHSLLNYPNKITQKDFDGWIQERGLYFAQDWDKKNYQALFSSNDKEEGKKEGSVLYAQYGKGHYIYTGLSFFRELPAGVTGAYRLFANMISVGKK, encoded by the coding sequence ATGCTCAGATTTATTACGATCCTCTTTCTTCTTTCAGCTTTCAAACTTTCCGCACAAGTACCCACGCTGTCTTCCAGTGAAATTTTTCAGAACATTAAAAAATTGAATGTACTGGGTTCAGTCCTGTACATTGCCGCACACCCGGACGATGAAAATACATTGATGCTCTCCTATCTGTCCAAAGATCAGCTGGTAAGAACAGGGTACCTATCTTTGACCAGGGGAGATGGCGGGCAAAACCTGATCGGTGCCGAACAAGGCTACAATATCGGCGTGATCCGTACCCAGGAATTGCTCGGCGCACGCAAGATTGACGGTGCGCAGCAGTTTTTTTCAAGGGCCTATGATTTTGGTTTTTCCAAAACACGCGACGAAACATTGAATTTTTGGGACAAGGATAAGGTACTCGGCGATGTGATATGGATGATCCGCAAGTTTCAGCCGGACGTGATCATTACCCGTTTTCCACCCGATGCGCGCGCTGGACACGGCCACCACCAGACTTCCGCTTTCCTGGCTGAACAAGGTTTTGCCATGGCCGCGGATCCAAAATCTTACCCCGACCAGCTCCAATTTGTGAAACCCTGGCAGGCCAAGCGACTCGTTTGGAATACCTACACGCCCGGGTTCACCAATAAGCAGCCGCTGGAAGAGAAAAGTCCATTTATTTCCATTGAAATCGGCGGTTATAATCCTGTTTTGGGAAAATCCTACACCGAGATCGCCGCCGAAAGCCGCAGCCAGCATAAAAGCCAGGGATTTGGAAGCTCTGCGCAGCGGGGCGAGCGGATTGATTATTTCCTGCATAAAGTGGGGCAGCCCGCCGATAAAAACCTGTTTGACGGCGTAGACCTGAGCTGGAAAAGAGTAAAAGGAAGTGAGAAAATCCAGTCACTGATCAATGCAGCTATCAAGAATTTTTCTGTCAACAAACCCTCTGCGTCTATCGCTGATCTGCTGAAAATCAACGCGGAACTTAGCAAACTGGATTCGGCTGATTTATATATTAAAACCAAAAAGGAAGAAGTAAAAGACCTGCTGGTACAGTGCGCGGGGCTTTGGTTTGAAACCAATCCTGCCAACTTTTCGGGAGTTGCCGGTGATTCGGCTGCTGTGGTTGTTTCGGTTGTAAAACGATCTGACTATCCTGTAAAGCTGGTCTCGATGCAATGGACGGGGAAATCGCAGGACAGCTTGCTTAATCTGACGCTGGGCGACAATGAATTGAATTCGTTTGCCAAAAAGGCATTGCTGCCTGCAACATTGAAAATCAGCCAGCCCTACTGGCTTGAAAAACCCATTGATAAGGGCTTATTTCAAATCGACAAACAGCAAGACATTGGCTATCCGCAAAACCGTCCGGAGACTGTAACACGGTATACTTTTGAGATCGGCGGTCAGCGGTTTACTTTTGAGCGCCCCTGGATCTACAAGTTTACCGACCCTGCCGAAGGAGAAATTTACCGCCCGTTCGAGATCAGGCCGCTTGTGACGACTACGATTACTGAGCCTGTGTTTATATTTTCTTCTCTGGATCCCAAAACCGTTACCATGGTCGTGGAGGCTCAGCGCGCAAATGTAAAAGGTACATTGAAACCAGTGCTTCCCGCCGGATGGAAGTCGGTACCTGAAACTGCGGATTTCAATTTGGCTGGGAAATATCAGCAGCAGTATTTTTCATTTATCATCACACCGCCATCGGCTAACTCAGAAGTAACGTTAAAAGCAGTAGCCACAGTTGACGGCAAAACTTTTGACAAATCCATTAAAACCATTGCATACCGGCACATTCCCAGCCAAACCATCTTCCCCGTTTCGGAAGCCAAGCTTGCTCACATTGACGTTAAAACTTCGGTAAAAAATATCGGATACATTGCCGGAGCAGGCGATGACGTTCCCACTGCATTGCGGCAGATGGATTGCCAGGTTACAATGCTCAATGAAGCGGGACTGTCCAAAGATCTGAGTATGTATGATGCCATTGTGGTCGGCGTAAGGGCCTATAACACCGAAGATTACCTTGCCAACTACCAGAGCAAGCTCATGGATTATGTTAAAAATGGTGGAACCATGCTCGTTCAATATACCATTCCAGGCCAAAAAGTGAAACAGATCGGACCATTCCCGATTGAGCTGGGCCGCGAGAGGGTAACCGAAGAAGATGCTGAAATGAGGTTCTTACTGCCCGAACATTCATTGTTAAACTACCCGAACAAAATCACGCAAAAGGATTTTGATGGATGGATCCAGGAACGCGGACTATATTTCGCCCAGGATTGGGATAAGAAAAATTACCAGGCGCTTTTTTCCAGCAATGATAAGGAGGAAGGTAAAAAAGAAGGTAGCGTGCTTTATGCCCAATATGGCAAGGGACATTACATCTACACAGGCTTGTCGTTTTTCCGAGAGCTCCCAGCCGGGGTGACCGGGGCATATCGCCTGTTTGCGAATATGATTTCAGTTGGAAAGAAATAG
- a CDS encoding 4'-phosphopantetheinyl transferase family protein: MGISYIKTVSPDAVLGLWHISEPWQELKTMLDLPAQELAPLKEKKTDRRKQEWLACRALLQQMTGSQPIINYDINRKPHIKNTDQQISMSHSGEYACVYLHKTRPVGVDIQQMKPSISKGCDYFLNEDEKRWVTIENNVQLHLIWSAKESAFKYAGDMDMDLKKHIITNAFNSNQNSVIQVSILKGNMTENILVQSETFDDYVLTWTI, from the coding sequence ATGGGTATCTCTTATATAAAAACCGTTTCACCGGATGCAGTATTGGGACTTTGGCACATTTCCGAGCCGTGGCAGGAGTTGAAGACAATGCTTGATTTGCCCGCCCAGGAGCTGGCGCCATTGAAAGAAAAAAAAACAGACCGCCGGAAACAGGAATGGCTTGCGTGCCGCGCTTTATTGCAGCAAATGACCGGTAGCCAGCCCATTATAAACTATGATATCAACCGAAAACCTCACATTAAAAACACCGATCAGCAGATTTCAATGTCTCACTCCGGCGAGTACGCATGCGTGTATCTGCACAAAACCCGGCCAGTCGGCGTGGACATTCAGCAAATGAAACCGAGTATCTCCAAAGGCTGCGATTACTTTTTAAATGAGGATGAAAAGCGCTGGGTTACTATCGAAAACAATGTGCAGCTTCACCTGATCTGGTCTGCGAAGGAATCGGCATTCAAGTATGCCGGGGATATGGATATGGATTTGAAAAAACATATCATTACAAATGCATTTAACAGCAACCAAAACAGCGTAATTCAGGTTTCTATCCTGAAAGGGAACATGACCGAAAATATTCTTGTGCAATCCGAGACTTTTGACGACTATGTACTGACCTGGACCATATAA